The following DNA comes from Candidatus Bathyarchaeota archaeon.
GTCACCCTCGAGTCTGAAGATAACCTTCGACCCTGGATGAATCTTGAGGGCTTTACGAAAAGCTTTAGGAATTACTACTTGGCCTTTTGGTCCGACTCTCATTTCCTCTTCGATCATGTATTACCACAAGTTAGAAAAATGTATAACCTAAATTTATACTTTAACCTCACTAAAACCTCATGTACCAGCAGGCGTTATGTGAACTTTTTTATTTTCTATGGTTTAACTGTTAGGACGCTTTAACCTTGATATGGTAAGCATAACTTCCCTCAAGACGGCATATGTTCGATAATATTTGTTTACATTTTGAAAACGTTATGTTTATCATTATGTTTACATTATGTAAACTTATGTCAGTAATAAGCATAAGAGTTGACAGAAAGATTAAGGAGCTTTTAGAGAAGGCAGGGGTCGATGTATCGAGGGAGGTTAAACAATTTCTTCAGGAATTAGCTTGGAGGGTGGAGTTGAAGGAGAGGTTGAAGGAGTTGGATGAGCGATTAAGCAAGATCCCCGAAGCCCCTCTAGGATTCTCATCAGAGAGTGTGAGGGAAGACCGTGAAAGTCATTGACTCTTCGGCCCTATCAAAGTATGTGAATAGAGAGGCCAACTGGAAAGAAGTTAGAAAACATCTTGAGGAAGGATGCATGACACTGGATCTTGCCATTAAAGAAGTTGGAAACAGTATATGGAAACGTGTTTCAAGGGGCGAGTTGGATCCAGACACAGCAATGTCACTCTTCAAAGACCTCGTCATACTCAAACCTTTCAAAACAGCAAGCCAAGAAGATCTTCTAGATGTTAAAGCTCTGGAAACAGCTATTCGTCAAGGCATAACCATCTACGATGCCCTATTTATACAGTTTTCAAAAGAACTCAACCTTCCACTTTTAACGTCGGATAAGAGACAGGCTGAGGCTTCGCAAAAAACAGGTGTGGAAACAACATATGTAGAATAGTCTATCTAAAATTCTCTACGGCATCTTATAGAGGCGCATCTTATAATTCAAACCTTGGAGTGGGATGGATTTAATAGCAGAAGTCAAGCGAAGATTTCAGCGGCTTTCAGTTGAAAGAGAGTTGATGGTGGATAATTTTGATTTTTGAAGATGGTGCAGGGGGTGGGATTCGAACCCACGAAGGCCTACGCCATGAGGTCCTGAACCTCACCCCTTTGACCTGACTTGGGAACCCCTGCCAACCCTACACTTTAACAAGTCGTTATTGTCTTTAACCACCTTAAACTGTGGCTTTCACCCATATGGACTATCGATATACAGTTTATTTTTTGTCAGGGAATCTTATTATGCTTTCTGGCTGGGCAGCATCTTTGATAGATCTCTTCAAATTCTGCGTTGCATTCCTCAACCTCTCTACCGCTGCGTCTGGGGCTTGCATATTCTCTTCGATAATCTTGACAAGTGCGCTTCCTACTATGATTCCGTCTGCCCCAGCCTCAGCGAGTGTTCTTGCATGTTGCGGCTTCGAGACGCCGAAGCCTACC
Coding sequences within:
- a CDS encoding VapB-type antitoxin — protein: MFTLCKLMSVISIRVDRKIKELLEKAGVDVSREVKQFLQELAWRVELKERLKELDERLSKIPEAPLGFSSESVREDRESH
- a CDS encoding type II toxin-antitoxin system VapC family toxin → MKVIDSSALSKYVNREANWKEVRKHLEEGCMTLDLAIKEVGNSIWKRVSRGELDPDTAMSLFKDLVILKPFKTASQEDLLDVKALETAIRQGITIYDALFIQFSKELNLPLLTSDKRQAEASQKTGVETTYVE